In the genome of Poecilia reticulata strain Guanapo linkage group LG16, Guppy_female_1.0+MT, whole genome shotgun sequence, one region contains:
- the cox6b2 gene encoding cytochrome c oxidase subunit 6B2, with protein sequence MAETMDEKIKNYRTAPFDARFPNTNQTRNCFQNYLDFHRCNKALSTKGQDVSPCQWYQRVYKSLCPMGWVAKWDDQIENGSFPGKI encoded by the exons ATGGCCGAGACTATGGATGAGAAGATTAAAAACTACAGAACGGCTCCGTTTGACGCCAGATTCCCCAACACAAACCAGACCCGCAACTGCTTCCAGAACTACCTGG ATTTTCACCGATGCAACAAGGCCCTGTCCACCAAAGGCCAGGATGTGTCTCCCTGTCAGTGGTACCAGAGGGTTTATAAGAGCCTCTGTCCAATGGGCTGG GTGGCTAAATGGGACGACCAGATAGAAAATGGAAGTTTTCCTGGAAAGATCTGA
- the slc2a3b gene encoding solute carrier family 2, facilitated glucose transporter member 3 has translation MQQLDDGEPKKKLNPYLLFCVSTAAIGSLQFGYNTGVINAPELKLRAFFENVSSERYGQPFPPGSITIVWSFAVAVFSVGGMIGSLSVGVIVNKFGRRKSMLFSNVLALLGGGLMGLSSLCRSFEMIILGRLVIGVFCGLCTGLTPMYLGEISPTALRGAFGTLHQLGVVIGILVAQIFGLEAALGSDRLWPLLLALTILPALIQSAMLPFCPESPRYLLIVLNEEEEARKALERLRGTDDVNNDIKEMKEEGMKMAMEKKVSIPELFRSPKYRQPIIIAIVLQLSQQLSGINAVFYYSTGIFKTAGVPQPIYATIGAGVVNTVFTVVSLFLVERAGRRTLHLVGLAGMAVSALLMTIFLSLVKSNQVMSYLAIVAVFTFVASFEMGPGPIPWFIVAELFSQGPRPAAMAVSGCSNWTANFLVGLGFPLLEELCGPFVFLIFLVLLILFFIFTYLRVPETKGRTFDEIEQGFAAKSTPSSAPVSEPMPST, from the exons ATGCAGCAGCTGGACGACGGCGAG CCCAAGAAGAAGCTGAACCCCTACCTTCTCTTCTGCGTCTCAACAGCAGCGATCGGCTCACTGCAGTTTGGATACAACACAGGCGTCATCAATGCACCTGAGCTG aAATTACGAGCCTTTTTCGAGAATGTGTCCAGTGAGCGCTACGGACAGCCCTTTCCCCCGGGATCCATCACCATAGTGTGGAGCTTTGCTGTGGCCGTTTTCAGTGTGGGTGGCATGATCGGGTCGCTCTCTGTCGGAGTCATTGTGAACAAGTTCGGCAG GCGAAAATCGATGCTGTTTTCGAACGTCCTGGCTCTGTTGGGCGGTGGTCTGATGGGACTGTCGTCTCTCTGTCGCTCCTTTGAGATGATCATCCTTGGTCGATTGGTCATAGGTGTTTTCTGCGGTCTCTGCACTGGTCTGACCCCGATGTACCTGGGCGAAATCTCCCCAACCGCCCTGCGAGGAGCCTTTGGCACCCTGCACCAGCTGGGTGTTGTTATTGGAATCCTTGTGGCGCAG ATCTTCGGCCTGGAGGCTGCTTTGGGATCAGACCGTCTGTGGCCTTTGCTGCTCGCTCTTACCATCCTGCCGGCCCTGATACAGAGCGCCATGCTCCCTTTCTGCCCTGAAAGTCCTCGCTACCTCCTCATCGTCCTCAACGAAGAGGAAGAGGCCAGGAAAG CCCTTGAGCGTCTGCGCGGCACCGATGATGTGAACAATGACATTAAGGAGATGAAGGAGGAGGGCATGAAGATGGCTATGGAGAAGAAAGTGTCTATACCCGAACTCTTCCGCTCACCAAAGTACCGCCAGCCGATCATCATCGCCATCGTCCTGCAGCTCTCCCAGCAGCTGTCTGGCATCAACGCT GTTTTCTACTACTCGACAGGCATATTTAAAACTGCTGGTGTCCCTCAGCCCATCTATGCCACCATCGGCGCCGGCGTCGTCAACACTGTCTTCACCGTCGTCTCT CTGTTCCTCGTCGAGCGGGCCGGAAGAAGGACGCTGCACCTGGTTGGACTGGCAGGAATGGCGGTCTCTGCCCTCCTCATGACCATCTTCCTGTCCTTAGTG AAAAGCAACCAGGTTATGAGTTACCTGGCTATCGTGGCTGTGTTCACCTTCGTCGCCAGCTTCGAGATGGGTCCGGGTCCCATCCCTTGGTTTATCGTTGCTGAGCTCTTCTCTCAGGGGCCTCGACCTGCAGCCATGGCCGTTTCTGGCTGCTCCAACTGGACCGCCAACTTCTTGGTGGGGCTGGGATTTCCTCTACTGGAG GAACTTTGCGGCCCGTTTGTTTTCCTCATCTTTTTggtcctcctcatcctcttcttcatcttcacCTACCTGCGAGTCCCTGAAACCAAAGGACGGACCTTCGATGAAATCGAGCAGGGATTCGCCGCCAAATCCACTCCCTCGTCGGCGCCTGTCTCTGAGCCCATGCCCTCCACATAA